In a single window of the Olivibacter sp. SDN3 genome:
- a CDS encoding oligosaccharide flippase family protein, whose amino-acid sequence MASSSAKTIFSSSFWGILAKILDALAKFVTIPMLVGFYGKADYGLIALAFSLNAYLRLMDLGMNVGSVRFFSMWVSLNEWEKIAKVSRSSIVFYGTIGLINAMIFAVMANYGTQLFNLTASQLPIYRSMMYILAFSTVLNWVSNVFVQLLSAKEEIAYINQISIISSILNFLSAFIAIKFQWTLEGYFICYTLSTLSPIPFYIYKLRVFNMNLSKLIKPKWDGKAFKEILGYSIGIFIMGLFQLTANNLRPLLLGKFASGIDVLTDYRVIQTIAMLIVAFGGVFMQVLLPSASKVYAENNIKKMEMMVYDGTKYITILLSFMVFVLIVNANTLLSLYMGESYGALTVWLSLWLITVLISMHNTPVSSLVLSTGKIKPLIYSSAISCVLSIPITILLAKKLNVGAAVIGYLAYIILQIAFYYIYYIPIILKLSGRRLFLRSFLPSFLAGIVACIPVYFLDHWMTAMHGYIQIIINSIVFCLFFFLIHLIFIIKPAELLALKNKVFAK is encoded by the coding sequence ATGGCTAGCTCTTCAGCCAAAACTATTTTTTCCAGTTCCTTTTGGGGGATTTTGGCAAAAATTCTTGATGCTTTAGCCAAATTTGTCACTATTCCAATGCTGGTGGGCTTTTATGGCAAGGCCGATTACGGATTGATTGCGCTTGCGTTTTCATTAAACGCCTACTTGCGTTTGATGGATTTAGGGATGAATGTCGGTTCTGTGCGTTTTTTTTCCATGTGGGTATCGTTAAATGAATGGGAAAAAATTGCAAAAGTTTCCCGATCAAGCATTGTTTTTTACGGAACCATCGGACTAATAAATGCAATGATATTTGCAGTCATGGCTAATTACGGCACTCAGCTCTTCAATTTAACAGCCAGTCAGCTTCCTATTTATCGCTCCATGATGTACATCTTGGCTTTCAGTACGGTGTTAAACTGGGTCTCAAATGTCTTTGTTCAATTGCTCAGTGCAAAGGAAGAAATTGCTTATATCAATCAGATTAGCATCATTAGCAGTATATTAAATTTTTTATCCGCCTTTATTGCCATAAAATTCCAATGGACACTTGAAGGCTACTTCATATGCTATACACTGTCTACACTTAGCCCCATTCCTTTTTATATTTATAAACTTCGGGTATTCAACATGAATCTCAGCAAGTTAATAAAGCCAAAATGGGACGGAAAAGCTTTCAAAGAAATTCTGGGGTATAGTATTGGGATTTTCATCATGGGGCTCTTTCAGCTTACGGCAAACAATTTGCGCCCACTACTTCTTGGTAAGTTTGCTTCGGGAATAGACGTTTTAACAGATTATCGGGTCATTCAAACTATAGCCATGCTTATTGTTGCTTTTGGTGGCGTGTTTATGCAAGTTTTGCTTCCTTCCGCATCAAAAGTCTATGCAGAAAATAATATTAAAAAAATGGAAATGATGGTATACGATGGCACAAAATACATCACCATCCTTTTATCATTTATGGTTTTTGTGCTGATAGTAAATGCTAACACACTACTTTCGCTATATATGGGAGAAAGTTATGGAGCGTTGACAGTATGGCTTAGCCTATGGTTAATTACCGTATTAATCTCCATGCATAACACACCGGTATCCAGCCTCGTGTTATCTACGGGAAAAATTAAGCCACTTATCTATTCTTCGGCCATATCTTGTGTCCTGTCTATACCCATCACTATCTTACTGGCAAAAAAACTCAATGTAGGTGCAGCTGTGATAGGCTATCTGGCATACATTATCTTACAGATTGCTTTTTACTACATATATTATATCCCTATTATCTTAAAGTTGAGCGGTCGTCGACTCTTTTTGCGGTCATTCCTTCCTTCATTTCTAGCCGGCATAGTTGCTTGTATTCCTGTCTATTTTCTTGATCATTGGATGACTGCTATGCATGGTTATATACAAATTATCATAAACTCTATTGTTTTTTGCTTGTTCTTCTTTTTGATACACCTTATTTTTATCATTAAACCGGCAGAACTCTTAGCATTGAAAAATAAGGTTTTCGCCAAATAA